A stretch of Coccidioides posadasii str. Silveira chromosome 2, complete sequence DNA encodes these proteins:
- the MAD1 gene encoding coiled-coil domain-containing protein mad1 (EggNog:ENOG410PKQ7~COG:D~BUSCO:3185at33183) — protein sequence MNNSRLAQTQPSYDFLSGASSSPQQSSRSPFGRSILPQEPPIKPDAGNEELRIQISTLKYELENIKQDRDLESLQHEKELRELQARADADFRKAQAAESSSAKAQRKIESLTVELKQVQETSEAERASCERKIRALQEESRALQEECDDSRSQLADQERQYKNQVRELETIRSSLQQTLDELRNELQETKACLQTTQKRLSQREAEVDQLEAENIQLKSEGSEPEALTVLKRELSEQLSQVKRLESELRPLRKSQKKVEVVEEQKLALENKLHLMSGLEAELRNQRIQNQVLQDERRSWTGLLQLDGQEPEFDSPEAVVRALVESRIENASLVDKIGNIQTEAAEKTEIINNLEMEKQRIHKEMESLRSNGAGVVAADSRAKTRLERQRVLAIKEVEYLRAQLKTFDAEETMVNPDENRIDTQKSEHIAQLEGLLSEHREELHKLHEELSKKEENATPSDSQALRGTKRPLSPAESDADSERLAGLVRKNRTLQDSLSKSEQSVELLRRELEAAKSHLSSLQAQSRTRILELRSNPTADFENIKLSTLKTLRAENRELLKQLRGGNENIRMIPASTLDSLQLDLQEMEKQVADKEKRIRRLKEIWTAKSSEFREAVASILGYKLDFMPNGRVRVTSMFHLSPAYRHGDPGAAADSSGPGSMGDGEENSIIFDGENGTMKISGGPNSLFALEIRDLIKFWVEERKDIPCFLAAMTLEFYDKTTRAARM from the exons ATGAACAACAGCCGGCTTGCGCAGACGCAACCTTCCTACGACTTTTTGTCCGGCGCGTCGTCTTCTCCCCAGCAATCTTCCAGAAGTCCGTTCGGGAGGAGTATCCTTCCTCAAGAGCCACCGATCAAACCCG ATGCCGGGAATGAAGAACTACGAATACAGATTAGTACTTTGAAGTATGAGCTCGAGAATATAAAGCAGGATAGGGACCTAGAATCCTTACAACACGAGAAAGAATTACGGGAGCTGCAGGCCAGAGCAGACGCGGACTTTCGAAAAGCGCAG GCCGCAGAGAGTAGCTCAGCCAAGGCCCAACGTAAGATCGAATCGCTTACCGTAGAGTTAAAGCAAGTGCAGGAAACGTCGGAGGCCGAGCGAGCCTCCTGTGAAAGGAAGATACGGGCGTTGCAGGAAGAGAGCCGAGCTTTGCAGGAGGAATGTGACGATTCAAGGTCCCAACTAGCCGACCAAGAACGTCAGTACAAAAACCAAGTCCGCGAATTGGAAACGATCCGTTCGTCGCTCCAACAGACGTTGGATGAATTGAGAAATGAGCTCCAAGAAACCAAAGCGTGCTTGCAAACGACCCAGAAGCGGTTATCGCAACGTGAAGCTGAAGTGGACCAACTAGAGGCAGAGAACATACAGTTAAAATCTGAAGGATCCGAGCCGGAAGCCCTGACTGTGCTCAAGCGGGAGCTTTCAGAACAGCTATCGCAAGTGAAGAGATTAGAATCCGAATTGCGGCCGCTACGAAAGTCTCAAAAGAAAGTCGAAGTCGTCGAAGAGCAAAAGCTTGCCCTTGAGAACAAGCTGCATTTAATGAGTGGCTTGGAAGCTGAACTTAGAAATCAGCGAATCCAGAATCAGGTTTTACAAGACGAGCGACGATCCTGGACAGGTCTATTGCAACTAGATGGGCAGGAACCTGAATTTGACTCTCCAGAAGCTGTTGTTAGAGCCTTGGTTGAGTCAAGAATTGAAAACGCCTCCCTGGTTGATAAAATCGGGAATATCCAGACCGAAGCTGCGGAAAAGACAGAAATTATAAACAACCTGGAgatggaaaagcaaagaataCATAAAGAAATGGAAAGTCTCCGTTCGAACGGAGCGGGCGTAGTCGCTGCTGATTCTCGTGCCAAAACACGGTTGGAGCGGCAAAGGGTCCTAGCTATCAAGGAAGTGGAGTATTTACGAGCACAGCTCAAGACGTTTGATGCTGAGGAAACCATGGTGAATCCGGACGAGAATCGAATCGACACTCAGAAATCCGAACATATTGCACAGCTTGAGGGTCTTCTGAGCGAACATCGGGAAGAGCTTCACAAGTTGCATGAAGAGCTGtcaaaaaaggaagaaaacgCAACACCAAGTGATTCCCAGGCCTTGCGTGGAACTAAACGACCTCTTTCCCCAGCGGAGAGCGACGCGGATAGTGAACGACTTGCTGGCTTGGTTCGCAAAAATCGAACCTTGCAGGACTCTTTATCCAAATCTGAACAGTCGGTTGAGCTGTTACGCCGGGAGCTTGAGGCAGCAAAGTCTCATCTTTCCTCTTTGCAAGCCCAGTCGCGAACCCGCATCTTAGAGCTTCGATCGAACCCAACTGCTGATTTTGAAAACATTAAGCTTTCCACCCTGAAGACTTTACGGGCCGAGAATCGGGAACTTTTGAAGCAACTACGAGGAGGGAATGAAAATATTCGGATGATTCCTGCTAGCACGCTTGACAGCTTGCAGCTAGATCTTCAAGAGATGGAGAAACAGGTTGCCGATAAAGAAAAGCGGATACGCCGTCTAAAAGAGATTTGGACTGCGAAATCATCTGAATTCCGTGAAGCGGTGGCGTCCATTCTCGGTTATAAGCTTGATTTCATGCCCAATGGGCGTGTACGAGTGACTTCTATGTTCCACCTTTCGCCAGCATACAGGCACGGAGACCCGGGTGCTGCGGCCGACTCTAGTGGCCCGGGAAGTATGGGTGACGGCGAAGAAAACTCGATCATTTTTGACGGAGAAAATGGGACCATGAAGATATCCGGTGGACCGAATAGTTTGTTCGCTCTAGAAATTCGAGATCTTATCAAATTTTGGGTAGAGGAGCGGAAGGATATTCCCTGTTTCTTAGCTGCCATGACGCTTGAATTTTACGACAAGACGACAAGGGCCGCTCGAATGTGA
- the ARG1_1 gene encoding argininosuccinate synthetase (EggNog:ENOG410PJQI~COG:E~BUSCO:7376at33183) — MANKEKVLLAYSGGLDTSCILAWLIEQGHEVVCFLADVGQAEDFKEAERKALAIGAKKLVVEDLKREFVEDLCFRAIQCNAIWEDRYLLGTSLARPVIARAMMRVAKQEGCTAVSHGCTGKGNDQVRFELAFYAIQPSINVIAPWRLPEFYERFAGRNDLLDYAAKHNIPVTSTKAKPWSMDENLAHCSYEAGILEEADVSPPDDMWKLTDDPRTAPNTPEDVTIFFEKGLPVGVVLGSDPKAGNKITDSLELFTTLNELGRKHGIGRIDIVENRYIGLKSRGCYDSPAMTILRLAHLDLEGLVLDREVRLLRDQFVTITWSKLLYNGLYFSPERKFIEKSVIASQDDVNGQVRLRCYKGSVSVLGRSSDTSKLYSPEQSSMDSLEDFQPTDTTGFIATQAIRLKAYGEAEAAAGIDLSES; from the exons ATGGCCAACAAGGAAAAGGTTCTTCTTGCCTACTCTGGTGGTTTAGACACCAGCTGCATCCTCGCCTGGCTCATCGAGCAGGGCCATGAGGTCGTCTGCTTCCTCGCCGACGTAGGCCAGGCGGAGGATTTCAAGGAAGCTGAGCGCAAGGCCCTTGCGATCGGCGCGAAGAAGCTCGTCGTCGAGGACCTGAAGCGTGAGTTCGTCGAGGATCTATGCTTCCGTGCCATCCAGTGCAAT GCTATCTGGGAAGACAGATATCTCCTTGG AACTAGCCT TGCCCGTCCCGTTATTGCTAGAGCTATGATGCGTGTTGCTAAGCAAGAAGGCTGCACGGCCGTCAGCCACG GCTGCACCGGCAAAGG AAACGATCAAGTCAGATTTGAACTCGCATTCTACGCCATCCAG CCATCTATCAACGTCATCGCCCCATGGCGTCTTCCTGAATTCTATGAACGTTTCGCTGGTCGTAATGACCTCCTCGACTACGCTGCCAAGCACAATATCCCCGTCACATCTACAAAGGCAAAGCCATG GTCCATGGATGAGAA CCTCGCCCATTGCTCCTATGAAGCCGGCATCCTGGAAGAAGCCGACGTCTCTCCACCAGATGACATGTGGAAGCTGACTGACGATCCCCGAACCGCCCCCAACACACCCGAAGATGTCACCATCTTCTTCGAGAAGGGTCTGCCTGTTGGCGTCGTTCTGGGATCCGACCCTAAGGCAGGAAACAAGATCACCGACTCCTTGGAGCTATTCACCACTCTCAATGAACTTGGCCGTAAACATG GAATCGGTCGTATCGATATTGTGGAAAACCGTTACATTGGTCTTAAATCT CGCGGATGCTA TGACTCCCCTGCTATGACCATTCTCCGCCTTGCACATCTTGACCTTGAAGGCCTCGTTCTTGACCGCGAAGTTCGCCTTCTCCGTGATCAATTCGTCACTATTACCTGGTCTAAGCTTCTCTACAATGGTCTCTACTTCTCCCCCGAACGTAAATTCATCGAGAAGAGCGTTATTGCCAGCCAGGACGACGTCAACGGCCAGGTCAGACTTCGCTGCTACAAGGGCTCGGTAAGCGTCTTGGGACGAAGCTCCGATACAAGCAAGCTCTACAGCCCAGAGCAGAGCAGCATGGACAGTCTCGAGGACTTCCAGCCCACAGACACCACCGGCTTTATCGCTACCCAGGCCATCCGCCTGAAGGCATACGGCGAGGCTGAAGCCGCTGCCGGTATTGATCTCAGCGAATCCTAA
- the ARG1_1 gene encoding argininosuccinate synthetase, variant 2 (EggNog:ENOG410PJQI~COG:E) — protein MMRVAKQEGCTAVSHGCTGKGNDQVRFELAFYAIQPSINVIAPWRLPEFYERFAGRNDLLDYAAKHNIPVTSTKAKPWSMDENLAHCSYEAGILEEADVSPPDDMWKLTDDPRTAPNTPEDVTIFFEKGLPVGVVLGSDPKAGNKITDSLELFTTLNELGRKHGIGRIDIVENRYIGLKSRGCYDSPAMTILRLAHLDLEGLVLDREVRLLRDQFVTITWSKLLYNGLYFSPERKFIEKSVIASQDDVNGQVRLRCYKGSVSVLGRSSDTSKLYSPEQSSMDSLEDFQPTDTTGFIATQAIRLKAYGEAEAAAGIDLSES, from the exons ATGATGCGTGTTGCTAAGCAAGAAGGCTGCACGGCCGTCAGCCACG GCTGCACCGGCAAAGG AAACGATCAAGTCAGATTTGAACTCGCATTCTACGCCATCCAG CCATCTATCAACGTCATCGCCCCATGGCGTCTTCCTGAATTCTATGAACGTTTCGCTGGTCGTAATGACCTCCTCGACTACGCTGCCAAGCACAATATCCCCGTCACATCTACAAAGGCAAAGCCATG GTCCATGGATGAGAA CCTCGCCCATTGCTCCTATGAAGCCGGCATCCTGGAAGAAGCCGACGTCTCTCCACCAGATGACATGTGGAAGCTGACTGACGATCCCCGAACCGCCCCCAACACACCCGAAGATGTCACCATCTTCTTCGAGAAGGGTCTGCCTGTTGGCGTCGTTCTGGGATCCGACCCTAAGGCAGGAAACAAGATCACCGACTCCTTGGAGCTATTCACCACTCTCAATGAACTTGGCCGTAAACATG GAATCGGTCGTATCGATATTGTGGAAAACCGTTACATTGGTCTTAAATCT CGCGGATGCTA TGACTCCCCTGCTATGACCATTCTCCGCCTTGCACATCTTGACCTTGAAGGCCTCGTTCTTGACCGCGAAGTTCGCCTTCTCCGTGATCAATTCGTCACTATTACCTGGTCTAAGCTTCTCTACAATGGTCTCTACTTCTCCCCCGAACGTAAATTCATCGAGAAGAGCGTTATTGCCAGCCAGGACGACGTCAACGGCCAGGTCAGACTTCGCTGCTACAAGGGCTCGGTAAGCGTCTTGGGACGAAGCTCCGATACAAGCAAGCTCTACAGCCCAGAGCAGAGCAGCATGGACAGTCTCGAGGACTTCCAGCCCACAGACACCACCGGCTTTATCGCTACCCAGGCCATCCGCCTGAAGGCATACGGCGAGGCTGAAGCCGCTGCCGGTATTGATCTCAGCGAATCCTAA